Below is a window of Chitinophaga flava DNA.
GCGCGCCGCTACTTCGGCCATCATCTCCAGCGGATCAATTCTTCCGGCCTCCGTAGTACCTGCCACGCCTACGAGGGCAATGACCAGTACACCCTCAGCCTGCAAATGCCTGATTTTGGCATCCAGTATCTGTGAGCCAGCTGCCCCGCTCAGTTCATCCGCATCCAGCGCAACAAAAGCCCGGGTACCTAACCCCAGCAGCCGCATAACCTTTTGCAGGGAATAATGACAATGAGCGGTACCCATCACCACTGCACGCGTGTAGCCGGTATCCTGCAGGCTTTTCATCAACCCCGCTTCATGAAATGTAGCGCCGGCATCCTGTAGTTTCCGCGAAAGCGCATAGCTAATAGCCGTCAGGTTGGAAAGCGTGCCACCGCTGGTAATATTCCCCAGAGAAGAAGACGGGTCCTGGATATACTGCCCGTAAAACGCTGCTGGCGCCTGGTAGAACAGGCGGTGAAAACTACCCAGTACCTGCCGTTCCAGCAAGGTCCCTGCACCGGATGTTTCCCATTTAACCAGGTTCTGGTTCTGTAGGGTGATCCATTGCTGCAACTCCTGAATAAAGGGAGGCACAGGCCCGGTCATATGACCGATGAATTTGGGTGACAACACATCTACCAGAGAAGGTAGCAGCGTTTGCTCCAGAAAATGACGATACTCCGCTATCGTCTTTTGTTGTAGTATAAAGGGCGTACAGAACGCCTCCGGGCCAAGAGGGGCCTGTGACAATGTTTGTTCCCTGCCGGAATCATCAGACAACGATTCACCGACGATCTTTTGTTGAAGAGCAGCGGGGACAATGTTATTTGCGTTTCTCAAGATGCTTGCGTTTTTTTGATATCGTAAATGGCCTGCACTAAGCCCGGCTTTATAATTATAGCAACACCCCTTCCCGGGTATTCATGGCTGCCGTCCATTCCCTCACATGGGCTTCGGGATTGAGGAGCTGCAGATCCGGCATTTCCTGCATAATGCGACGGGTAATTTCGCTGAACAATGCCGCTGTTGCCTCCATAGCTTTCCAGGCATCCACTATTTCATAGTGCCCGTAGATATGCGGCAGCTGCTCCACAATAAAAGGCTCTGCCCATTGCTCGAGGAAACGCGCATGGTGCCAGGTGTCGTAGTCCCGACCCTGCCTGATTTTCGTGTATATTTCAATCAGCACCAGCAGTGTTTTTTTCATCCCATGATCACAGGTAAGTTTGGCATGCAGATAATCCTTCCGCTGCAGGTTCATGGCGGTATGCAATGCATAGCGCCAGAAGAGATTGATCGTATGCTCCAGCTTCTCCCGCTTAAACCCTTCCTGCCGGAACGGGAAGGTAGTATTAACATAGTCCAGCCGGGCGCCATACCTTCCTTTGTCCACCATACAATAAAATCCGCGGCGGATATACTCTGTAAAGAAACGTACCGCTCCCTGCATCATTTTTTTGAGAGGCCCCGGTAACAAAGCAAACAGCCATTTTTTTTCGCTGGCTTTTGCATATTGATAAGACCAGAAGATAGCCCTTTCATCCAGGAAAAAAATATCCAGCCCTACCCCATTGGAGAAATACACTTTCCTGCCGGTAATATTGCGGGACAACTGATCATTGAAAAACAACACCGGCTCTCCTATTTCATGGATCCAGTCAAAGTTCCTTTCATAGAATCTGACATTACTGGAAAAGATGACAATATCAATATCAGAAAATTCATCCGGCGGATGATTCTTTCTGGCGTGAGATCCGGCAACCACGATACAGGATACATCTTTCGTGGCTGTACCCCACTGCGTGATTCTGTTCACAATTTCTTCTTTCGCTTTGTTCATTCCTGGTAAGATTATCGGTTAAAAAATAGATGCCATTGAAATTGTTGCAAGGAGTTCACTGACAGGAACGTCAGTAAAGTCCGGCGCCGAGAGCCTTGTAATCAGCTGTTGCAACAGGGTAATATCCGGGAACAGGTCACCGGCCGTCCGGATATTCAGCAACAGGCCATCCTGGTACACATCACATTTCAGCTGCAGCGGATAGTCCTCCCGACGTGCACTGTTATCTGCGGGTGGCGGTGTTGCAGGTAACAGGCGGTCTGTGCGTTCCCGGTAGTTAAAGAGTCCCGCCAGGTACTGCTGCAGTGCAGTCCCCTGCTGTTGCCGGAAACTATCATGTAGTAAGGCGCCCGGCACCTGCTGCAGCGCTCTCGTTGTCAGGTGCGCCTGATGCGTATGTTGGAGGAAACTGCTGAAAGTCATATTTTTTTCCAGCGACAGGCAGACAGGAATAATATTGGAGAACTGTCCGACTGCAGGGCCGGCATCAAATCCGGCCATTGGCACTTCCCTCCCGTCTGTAATAATATTCATCAGCCAGCTGCTCATTTGTGGATAAACCAGGTACTGAAAACAACCCGTTACGGCCAGCATCCAGCTACTAACGGTGACGCCTGCACGTGCACAATACCGGCTAATTTGTGTATAGGTGGCTGCCGGTATCCGCAGGTGATGTGTGGCTACCTGTGCGTCGGCTGTTACCGGCATCCGGAATACCGGCGCCTGTGCCGTGGCGGTGGCCAGTATGTCCATCCAGCGCTGCTGCTGTTCCAGTCCCTCCCGGGAGGCCAGCCACTGTTGCAGGGCATGGGTAAATACCTGATTGCCAAGCCCGTTCAGAGGAGCTGTCTCCGACTGATAATAAAGCGCTTCCAGTTGACGGCAGAGTAATTTGTTGGAGATATCATCAGTAAGCACATGATGTATCATGATATATACCATGGCCGTATCGCCTGCTTCACACACGTATATTCTCATTCCCCGGGCATTTTCCAGGTCAAAAGGTGTAGCCCTGGCCTCCTGCAGGAGAGCGTTCAGCGCATCTTCACTGTAGGCGCTTTTTTCCAGGAAAGTCATATCGGGTATGAAATCCGTTGCTGCCACCGGCTGCTGCCGGATTATTTTTCCGCTAACGTGGACGCGCATACGCAATACCGCCATATCTGCCAGCAGGGCCTGTAAAGCTGCCGTCCACCGTTGCCGGTCATAGGGTTGCAGCTGCAGACTGAATGTCCCGGAGGCATGCACATAGCCGTTACCGTTACAATAGGTGGCCTGGCTGGCTGACAACGGCGCAGCTGCCATATCATCCTCCTGCAGCACTGCAGGAGCCGCCGCAAGGGGCTGCAAATAGGCCGCCAGATCATTGATCTGCGGATTTTTCAGCAGCTGTACAATCCCCAGCAGCCAGCCCTCCTGTTTCAGGCGGGCCACTACCTGCATGGCACGCAGGGAGTTGCCTCCCAATGCATAAAAGTTATCCGTGATGCTCACTTCCGTAAGCCCCAGTACCCCTTGCCAGGCTGTTGCCAGCGCCTGCTCCCGCACATTGCGCGGCTGTACATATGCCTTCTTCAGGATATCTGCTTCCGTTACATCCGGTAAGGCGCGGCGGTTAACTTTTCCGCTCACGGTCAGCGGTAACATGCTCACCTCCACAAAACAGGCAGGTATCATATATGCAGGCAATACCTGCTCCAGACGTTCCCGCAACGCCTCCTTCTGCAGCGTACCCACAGGTATCACATAGGCAACAAGGATCGGCTGCCCTTTCCATTCCCGCGTATCCGCCGCTGCTTCCAATAACAGGTCCCGCTGTTGCAGTAGTATATTTTCCACTTCTGCCAGCTCCACGCGGTTACCCTGTATCTTCACCTGCGAATCCTTTCTGCCAATTATCTCCACACAGCCATCCGGCAGCCACCTGCCCATATCACCGCTGAGATACAGCCATCCTTCCGGTTCAAAGGGATTGGGAACAAAACGATCTGCTGTCAGCTCCGGCTGATTCAGATATCCGCCGGCAACACCTGCACCGGCAACACAGATCTGCCCTATGACTCCCACCGGTAGTAAAGACAAGGTTTCTGACAGGATATACAATTTGTAATTGGTCAGCGGCCGGCCTATTATAGTGCCGGTGAGAGCAGCTGCATAGGCTTCTCCCGGCGGCGCCTCAGAGAGGTTGTAACAGGTAGCATCGGCCGTTAACTCAGTAGACCCCCAGATATTGAATAATATCCGTTCCTGATACGTGGCGTAGAAATCCTTCACCACTTTCAGGGGCAATACTTCTCCGCTACAGGTCCAGTATTGCAGGGCCGATAATGTATGTGCTTCACTGTGCGCCAGTATTTCTTTCAGGAGAGAAGTTACCAGTACCAGCCGTGTCACCTTCCAGGTGGCCAGCTGTCTAATAAAAAGGTCTGTATCGATCATCACCTGCTTCGGCACCACCAGCAAGGGAACACCTTTCAACAAGGCTCCCAGCAACTCCCATAGGTGGTCCACAAAGCTGATAGAGGTCTTTAAACAAGCTGTTTCTCCCAGGCCAAAGGGATAGGTCTCCCACATCCAGTACAGGCGGTTTAGCATGTTCCGATGCGATAATATCACCCCCTTGGGTATACTGGTAGACCCGGAAGTATAGATGACCGCCAGCGTATCACTGATAGCCGTCGGTATTACCGGGGCGCCGGCCTGGAAGTCCTGCTGCCGCGCAGCAAAGGCATCTACAAAATCCTGGTTCACCAACAGGTGACAACCAGCATCTGACAACATAAAACGGATACGGTCTTCCGGCAGGGCAGTATCCATGGGCACATAACCTGCGCCGGTTTTCAATACTGCCAGGATAACCGTTACCAGCCATTCCCCGCCAGGCAGGCTAATACCTATCATCCTGGTGTGATCACAACCGTATTGCTCCTGCAGGTAACGCGCCAGCTGGTCTGAGCGCTCATCCAGCTCCCGGCAGGAGATCTCCCGCCCCTCACAAATCAGGGCGGTCTGTTGCGGTGCTTTTTGTACCTGCTCCCTCCACATTCCCGTAAGGGTCACCTCCATATCATAGGTCGCCACAGGCCCCCGGAAGTCGTGCAGCAACTGGTGTTCCTCCTGCGGAGTAAGCACCTGTATGGCTGCCGGATTAGCTTCCGGTGCTGAAAGTAAACCGGCAATGACAACTCCAATGTGCCCTTTTATCCGCTCCACATACCCTTCGTCCAACAGTTCACTATTATAGCCCAAAGTAAATTTCAGTTCATCGTGTGAGCTTACCATCAATGTCAGCAGGTAGTTGGTGCGCTCGTCGAGTTGCTTTTTTCCTGCTTTCAACAACTGTGGGCCTTCCTGTTCGGTATATGCGGGATAGTTCTGAAAGATCAGCACCGTATCATAAAAATCCCCGGAGAACCCACCCCATCGCTGTATATCGCTGAGGGCCACATACTGGTGTTCCCTCGCAGCGGTATGTCCTTGCTGAATAGCTTTGAGCCATGCAGCTACCGTTTGATCCTGTTGTATCACACTGCGTAACGGCAGGTTATTGATATACAGTCCTACCCTTTGTTCCACTTGTTCCAGGTCGGCCGGCCGGCCGGCCACCACCACTCCAAATACCGTATCTGCACTGCCGGTATACCGGCTTAACAGTAACGACCATACGCCCTGAATAAAGGTGTTGACCGTAATCTGCAGCTCCTGACAGAACTGCCGGATCTTTCCGGTCTGCGTACTGTCCAGCAGCAACTGCTGATAGGCAATACGGGAACCTCCCCGGTTGCGGGCAGTAGCATCAGCTCCGGTAAAAGGCAACTGCGTTTTATCAGCCAGCCCAAAAAGATACTCCTTCCAGAAGGTCTGTGCCCGTTGCGGATCTGATTTGCCGATATACCGGATGTAATCACTATATCTGTCTTCGGGTTGCAGCAACGGCGTGTTGCCTGCGGCAAAGGCGGCATAAGCCCGCATAAATCCGGATAACAATACCGGGTTGGACCAGCCATCCAGGATAATATGATGATGTGTCCAGATCATTTTATAGGCCTGTGCCGACAGCTGTATCAAGGTTATACGCATCAGCGGCGCCCGGGTGAAGTCCATGCCCCGGGCCAGGTCTTCCTGTTGTATTCGGGCGAGCTCCTGCTGCTGCGCTGCGGCATCCAGGTGTAACAGGCTGATGACTGTGCAGGGGATGGTCGCTTCACTGTAAACACATTGTACCGGAATTTCAAATACATCACCTACAAAACTGCTGCGCAGAATCGTATGTTCTTTGATGATGTGATTCCAGGCATGGATAAAGCTGTCCACCTCCAACCCTTCCGGAAAGTCTACGCACATCTGCTCCAGGTAAGCCTTGTCATGCTCATCATATTGATGATGAAACAACAGCCCTTTTTGTAAAGGACTGAGCTTATACATATCAACAATAGTACCCTGTGCCTTTTCTGCACGGCGCAGGAAAGCAGCCAGTTCCTGATAACCGATTTCTGGCGCCAGTCCATAATCTGATGGTGTAGCAACAGGCGTTGCCACCTGGCGGCAATGGGCTATAATATGTTCGAGGTGATGCAGGTATTGATCCGCCCAATTGGCTACCACCGCGGGATCATGATCTGCCCCGGCATATCCCCAGTGCAGGATTAGTTCTCCTCCCCTGATAATACCTGAAATATCCATCAGCGCCGTGGACGGATAGGACGGATCAAAGTTTTCTCCCTTATGCTCCGTGGCCTGGGCAATACGGCTATTGCCTGCGATAATATTATCTACCTGCCCAAGGTAGTTGAATACCATATCCCACTTCCCACCTGCCAGCCGGCTACGGATGGCAGCATCCGGATGCAGGTAGCGCAGAAGACCATAGCCAATACCCTTTTGCGGTACCTGCCGCAACTGCTCTTTGATGCCAATAACCAGACTGGCCGGATCCATATCACGGGTAGCCATGAGCAACAGCGGGTACTCTGTGGTAAACCAGCCTACGGTATTGCTTACATCCATACCACGGTCAATATATTCACGGCCATGGCCTTCCATACCTACCACTACCTGCTCATTACCGGTCAGGTGGCAGCAGGTGGCGGCCAGCGCCGCCAGCAGGATATCATTGATGGTGGTATGATAGGCCTGGTTTACTTCCTGCAACAAGGCAGTTGTCAGGCCTTTTTCCAGCCTTACTGTATGATATAGTTTGTCACGCTCTGTCCGTAGCGGCGTTGCGCCATTTGTATTATTCAGTGATAAAGGCGTATAGGCATGTACGATAGTCTCCCAATATCCCAGCTGCGACATCACAGCATCTGTGGTGGCATAACGGGTAAGCATATCCGCCCACTCCCGGTAGGAATTGCTTTTGGTACCCAGATGGATGGTCCCACCATCGGCAATAGTGATCAGCGCATCCTGAAACTGTTGCAATAGAATACGCCAGGATACACCGTCTACGGCGAGGTGGTGTATGGCGAGGAAGAACCTGTTGGCATCAGCATAGGCTGGTGTTTGCAGGTATACTGCCTGTATCATGCAGCCGGTATGAATATCGAGCTGGCGGCGGTATCGGTTACAGATAGCCGTTACCGTTTCACTGAATGCGGCAGCCGGTACAGCCGTGAGATCTTCTACGACGACCTCCGGTATCCTATCCCCGTAGTATTGGTACCAGCCCTCCTCGTTGCGGCTGTATGTAAGCCGCAAGGCATCGTGTTGCCGGGCGAGTGCCTGTATGACAGCCACCAGCCAGGGTAGCTGTATCGCTTTATCCAGTTGGAATAACTGCGCCTGACTAAAATGCGACCGCTGCGGATAGTCTCTTTCCAGGAACCAGCGCTGTATAGGTAACAACGCTACACTGCCTGTCAGCAATCCCTGTTCTGCCACAGGCTGCAGCAATTGCTGCTCCTGCAGCTTCACAGCCAACCGGGCAATGGTCTGCCCCTCAAAAACATCCTGCGGATGCAGGGAATAACCATAACGATTCACACGGCTGACCAGCTGTATACTGGTGATGGAATCACCGCCCAGTTCAAAAAAATTATCGTGTATCCCTACTGCAGGTACTTTCAGCAACGCACACCATATACCGGCGAGCAGTTGTTCTGCTTCGGTACGCGGGCCTTCCTGCACGATGGCAGCCGGTGCAGGTATTGCTGCATCCGGCAGCGCCTTTCTGTCAACCTTGCCGTTGGCATTCAACGGAAAGGCAGGCAGCGAAGTAATGGAAGCCGGCACCATGTAATCCGGCAGCTTTGTTTTCAACCATTCCCGGAGGATGGTTTTATCACAGTCCTCTTCCGGTATGATAAAGGCCGCCAGCCGCGCAGGCACGCCGGCATTATCTTTCACGGCTACTACTGCATCCCGTACAGCTGCATGGGAACGCAGCACTTCTTCTATCTCTCCCAGCTCAATACGATATCCCCGGATCTTTACCTGCTCATCATTGCGGCCCATAAACAACAGGTTGCCGTCTGGCAGCCATTTTCCCAGGTCACCGGTACGATACATACGCGCACCCGGGACAAAAGGATCGGCCACAAATTTTTGTGCGGTCAGCTCCGGCCGGTGCAGATATCCCCTGGCCACTCCTTTGCCGCCTATATATATTTCGCCCGGTACGCCAGGAGGCACCAGCTGTCGTCCGGCATCCAGGATATAGATAACCGTATTGCCCAGCGGCCGTCCGATAGACAATACCGGCTGGTCTTCCGTTGTCTTTTCGTAGCGGTATACGGTGGAGGTGACCGTTGTTTCCGTAGGGCCGTACTCGTTATAGAACGCATATGATTGTCCCCAGACGGCCGCCAATGTCAGGGGGCAGCTGTCGCCGCCCGCTATAACACGTCGCAGGGTGGGATAATGTCTTACTGGCAAGGTTTTCAGCATGGCGGGCACCATATGGATATGCGTCACCCCCTGTGTATGAATGAAGGCAGCCAGCAGTTCCGGATCTATACGGGTGGCCTTATCCACCAAGGTCAGTCTCGCCCCGCTGCATAAAGCCAGTAGTATCTGCTCTACAGAGGCATCAAAGGCGATGTTGGAGAACTGCAGGATATTATCGCTGTCATTAATACCAAACTGCTGCAGCTGCGCTGTAATCAGGTTTACCACAGAACGGTGTTCTACCATAACACCCTTGGGTTGGCCGGTAGAACCGGAGGTATAGATGACATAGGCCATCTCGTCCGGCGTACATCCTGCAGGAACAGGTGTAGCTCCTGCCGGCAGGGCTGCCTCGCTGAAATGCTGCAGCAGCTCCTTATCTATCACTACTTTACAGCAGCTATCTTCCAGTATAAACTTCACCCGGTCAGCAGGATAATCTACGTCCACGGGCACATACGCTGCACCTGCTTTCAGGACACCTAACAAGGCGATGATCATCCAGCTGTCACGTTCCAACCGGATACCTACCAGGTCGCCGATGCCTATCTGCCGGTATGTTTGCAGGTAAAGGGCCAGCTGGTCTGCCATGGCATGCAGCCGGGCATAGGTCCATGTTTCCGGCCCTGCTACCAGGGCAATATGATCAGGTGTCAGTGTCAGCTGTGCATGCAACAGATCGGGAATGGTAACATGCTCCGGAACAGGCAGGGCAGTGTCGTTAAACACCTGTAATATCCTGTCCCGATCCGCCGTCGTCAGGATGCGCAGGCGGTCAATCGCGCTACCGGGATCTTGTATAATAGCCAGCAACAGCTCCTCATAATGCCGGCAGAAACCAGTTAAGGCGGAGATATCAAAAATGCCGGGGTGACTTTTTACCTTCACCCGGAACCGGCCATTTCTTTCGCTGATACTAACGGAAAGATCAAACTTGGTCATCTCGGTACCATAACGAATAGTTTCCCCGGCAGCAGCCGTATTGCTTTGCTGCAGCGCGCCGGCGCCCGGAGCATTTTGCAGGTCAAACATCACCTGAAACAACGGATTCACATTTCCTTTTCTTTCAGGCGCCAGCTGTTCCACTATTTTCTCAAAAGGCACATCCTGATATTCATAGGCTTTCAGCGTCGTATGTTTTATCTGCGCTAACAAGGAGGTAAAAGCAGGGTTGCCACCCAGATCACTGCGCAGCACCAGGGTATTGATGAAAAAACCGATCAGGGGTTCTGTTTCTTTCTGCGCCCTGTTGGCCGCAGGAGTCCCCACACTGATATCCGTTTGTCCGCTGTATTTATAGAGCAATACCTTACAGGCGGCCAGTAACAGCATGAAGGGGGTAACTCCTTCTTGCCTGGCCAGGGCGTTTAAGGCTGTTGTCAGTTCCGGTGTTGTTTCAAACTCACCGGCATGTCCGCTATTGTCAGCCGCCAGCGACCGGGTATAGGGCAACAGCGCTCCCTGACTGGCAACACCTGCCAGTTGCTCTTTCCAATAGGTCAATCGCTTTTCCAACACTTCACCAGTCAGGTAACTACGCTGCCAGATGGCATAATCGGCATACTGCAGCGGTAAAGGCGCCAACGTTGCCACGGTACCGTTACGATGCGCCTGATAGAGCGCACCCGTTTCCTGTAGCAGGATTCCTTCTGACCAGCCATCTGCAGCAATATGATGCATGACCACGATCAGCAGGCAGCCCTTGTCCCTTATACGGAACAGGGTAGCCCGAAGCATATGGTCTGCTGCCAGGTCAAAGGGCCGGCGCTGTGCTGCCTCCACCTTTTCCGCCAGCATTTCGGCAGTGACGTCTGCTACACTATAATGCCGGTCCTGCCAGCTGTTACGTGGTAATACCACCTGGTAGGGAATACCGTTTTCAGCTTTTATAACCGTGCGCAACACTTCATGCCGGTTCACCATTTCATTCAGGGCAAAGACAATCGACGCAGCTTCCCTTTCATCTTCACACTGATAGGAGTTAAACAGGTGATATTCTGTGCTTCCCTTCAAACGGTCCAGGGTCCATAAACGTTCCTGGGAATAGGAAAGCGGAATATGCCCGCTATGCTGCGCACGCGCAGGCAATATGCTGCCTGCCACCGTAGCTTCCGTTCCTGCCGGATTATGATGCAGGAAATGCAGCAGGCTGTCCTTGTGTGCTTTCAAACGTTCCAGGAAGCTGGCATCTATATTTTTTCCCCGGGGCACGCGGAACCTTAGTCTGCCTTCTTCCAGGAAGATATCTATACCCTTTTCACGGGCGGTGTTCAGGATACCTACAGCTTTTGCAAAATCACTCATTATACGCTATTTGTATGCAACGATGTGTAACGGTGTACAGTATTACAGATCAAAAGTTTCAAATTCAGCAGCGGCAGTTTCCGCTTCCGGCGCCTGTTTGGCAGTATAGGTAATGTACCCTGCGAGTGCGGCCACGGTGCTCAGTTCAAACCAGGCAGTCACCGATATCTTTACGTTGAACTCCTTCTGTACCGCTGCTACAGCACGTATCACCAACAGGGAATGTCCTCCCAGGGTAAAGAAGTCATCATGAATACCGATAGGTTTTGCCCCCAGCAGGTCTTCCCAGATGCTGACCAGCTTCGCTTCCATGTCATTACGCGGCGCTTCATAGGGATTTTGCCGCTGGCCGGCATCATCCAGCTCCTGCAGGGCTTTCCGGTCTACCTTTCCGCTCACGGTCAGCGGCAGGGCATCCAGTTCCACCAGGGCAGGTATCATGTATTCCGGCAGCCTGGCTGCCAGCGACGCCGTCAACTGCTCTTTCGTATAGGCTTCACCGTCAGGCACCACATAAGCCACCAGGCGTTTGCCGCCATGTTTGTCTTCCTTGGCCATCACTACATGTTCCCGGATAGCGTTCATCTCACCCAGGATGGTACTGATCTCACCCAACTCTATACGGTAACCACGGATCTTCACCTGCTCATCTGTTCTGCCCAGAAATTCAATATTTCCATCCGGCAACCAGCGGCCACGATCCCCCGTTTTATAAAGCCGGCCCGTACCAAACGGATTGGCCACAAATTTTTCTGCGGTCAGCTCCGGCCGGTTCAGGTAACCTTTAGCCAACCCCACACCACCCACATATATCTCTCCTTCTGCGCCTATTGGCAACAACGACAGCGCCCCATCCAGGATATATACCTGCATATTAGCGAGTGGTTTACCCACTGGTATAGCTTTATTGGGGGCATCTACCGGAGAAGCTTTATAAATAGATACACATACAGCACACTCCGTAGGGCCGTAAGCGTTATAATACTCACTTACCAGCGCATAGTGGAATACATCTACGGGCAATGCCGCTTCACCCGCCGTAATGATTACCCGCATAAAACCAAAACGTTCCCGGTCCAGCGTATGCAGGTACAGCGGTGGCAAAGTAGCTACCGTGACACCATGGCTGGTCAGATAAGCCAGGAAGCGATCCGTATCAGCAATCACCGCATCCGGTATCAGCACCAGGCTGGCTCCACAATACAGCGCCATAAAAATCTCCGATACGGAGGCGTCGAACGACAGCGACGCAAACTGTAAAACCCGGTCGCTCGCCATAATACCAAACCGCTCTATCTGATCCAGCGACATATTCACGTTGCTGGTATGAGCTATCATCACTCCCTTCGGTTTACCGGTAGAACCAGAGGTATAGATCACATAGGCCGTATCTGACGGATCGATGGTATAGTCACGCTGATAATCCGCAGGCATCTCAAAGCTGCTGTATTGTATATCCAGGGAGATAATCGGTACATTCCACTCCAGCACGTCAAACATGCTGGCCGACTCAATCAGCAGTGTACGCAATGCGGTGTCTTCCACGATATACCGCTTCCGGTCTTCCGGATAGCTGATGTCTATGGGTACATAAGCCGCTCCCGCTTTCAGGGTACCCAAAACAGCCACCACCTGCCAGATGGAACGCGACATCATCACCCCTACCAGATCACCCGCCTTTAATCCCACCTGGGTACGCAGATACCAGGCCAGCCGGTCGCTGCGCTCATGTAACTCCCGATAGGTGAGCACTTCTTCATTGAATACAACGGCCGTACTATCAGGTGTCTTTCCTACCTGCCGCTCAAAAATATCCACGATGGTACGATCTGCCGGATAATGCCTGGCCGTGTCATTGAACCTGGTCAGCAGCTGCACCCTTTCGGCGTCATTGAGCCAGCAGATATCCGACAAAACCACCTCCGGCCGCGCTATCAGCTCCCGCACTACCTGATTGAAATGACGACTGATCATCTCTACATAAGCCGTGTTCAACAGCGAACTGTTATATTTAAAATCAACGATCAGCTTATCCTGCAATACAGGCTGAACAGACAACAGGTAATTGTTGTTCTCTGCTATCTCTACACTCCCAATATTCACCGGACGTGTGCCGGATTTGGATGCTTCCGACAGCGGATAGTTGTTAAATACCAGTATGGAATCAAACAGGTCGCCGGTAATACCAGCCCATTGCTGTATCTGATTGATGGCGGTATACTGGTACTCCCTCGTTTCCACATGTTTGTGCTGCAGCTCCTGCAACCAGTCAGCTACCTTGCGGTCAGGATCTATCTGCGCACGGAACGGCAGCGTATTGATATATAACCCTACTTTTTTATCATACTTCATCTCCGCCGGACGGCCAGACACCGTCGCCCCAAACACCACATCCTGCTTACCACAGTACCTGGATAACAGGAACGCCCACACGCCCTGCAGCAAGGTATTG
It encodes the following:
- a CDS encoding non-ribosomal peptide synthetase, whose product is MEKFVKELDDLGLTLRARNGELLLFGKNNKLNTREILNNKANQHIPGFIRENKEALLVYLHEKKQAEYGSKLSLDKISAIYELSPLQEGILFHSLYDQQITTYITQFRLELPDELNITAFKAAWDRLVRNHSILRTAFIYEKVSIPVQCVYKEVTLPFDIVDYSQLDGEELEERFERLLAEDRQRRFNFEVPPLMRITLVKVAEKSYRMIWTKHHILWDGWSGQVVISEVLKAYEQYAGGEKPAEMEEDLYEDYIKYINKIDFFQEKRFWKKYLEGFEEASLLPFVSNTIVRNKGIGNFREVTLVFDEQVTRQLNQYTQSLHITPNTLLQGVWAFLLSRYCGKQDVVFGATVSGRPAEMKYDKKVGLYINTLPFRAQIDPDRKVADWLQELQHKHVETREYQYTAINQIQQWAGITGDLFDSILVFNNYPLSEASKSGTRPVNIGSVEIAENNNYLLSVQPVLQDKLIVDFKYNSSLLNTAYVEMISRHFNQVVRELIARPEVVLSDICWLNDAERVQLLTRFNDTARHYPADRTIVDIFERQVGKTPDSTAVVFNEEVLTYRELHERSDRLAWYLRTQVGLKAGDLVGVMMSRSIWQVVAVLGTLKAGAAYVPIDISYPEDRKRYIVEDTALRTLLIESASMFDVLEWNVPIISLDIQYSSFEMPADYQRDYTIDPSDTAYVIYTSGSTGKPKGVMIAHTSNVNMSLDQIERFGIMASDRVLQFASLSFDASVSEIFMALYCGASLVLIPDAVIADTDRFLAYLTSHGVTVATLPPLYLHTLDRERFGFMRVIITAGEAALPVDVFHYALVSEYYNAYGPTECAVCVSIYKASPVDAPNKAIPVGKPLANMQVYILDGALSLLPIGAEGEIYVGGVGLAKGYLNRPELTAEKFVANPFGTGRLYKTGDRGRWLPDGNIEFLGRTDEQVKIRGYRIELGEISTILGEMNAIREHVVMAKEDKHGGKRLVAYVVPDGEAYTKEQLTASLAARLPEYMIPALVELDALPLTVSGKVDRKALQELDDAGQRQNPYEAPRNDMEAKLVSIWEDLLGAKPIGIHDDFFTLGGHSLLVIRAVAAVQKEFNVKISVTAWFELSTVAALAGYITYTAKQAPEAETAAAEFETFDL